The following proteins are encoded in a genomic region of Paenibacillus sp. FSL R7-0273:
- a CDS encoding Mu transposase C-terminal domain-containing protein, translated as MQILYENMVVEWQLPESDVRQVERILWISPNEEYLYSIAMDDDKAFPVMKAYSEYAAGIASKLCRQVDWINDSVPVIDTDIAPEHLALRDKSWDTIKDIVLDEPNCYDKKFRGAQIQEVQGRTAVHKSTIYRYLRRYWQGGKMKNTLLPHYNNCGSYGNDRTPTEAKRGRPRKFEHEPAGINIDEETKQLLRSGIQLFYNTQEKSPLKHAYQKTLEKFFASGYRQEGQALIPVLPPPEKLPTFGQYKYWFQKEQDLENTLKSRHGKKRYELNHRPILGSSTLESFGPGSRFQIDATVADVYLVSEYQREWIIGRPIVYIVIDVFSRYITGIYIGLEGPSWVGAMMALANTTADKVRYCAEYGIEITEQEWMSSHLPQKLTADRGELEGDKPARLIDVLGVDVENAPPYRADWKGIVEQQFRLVNLRSVRFMPGAIKERFRERGERDYRLDAKLTLREFTQIMIQYVLYHNNKHRMLWYDRNEFMVADNVEPIPYQLWQWGIINRTGRLKKLPEAIVKLNLLPQGEATVTSAGIQFKGVHYGCDLAMREQWFVKARVGKTWRVKVCYDPRSTNEIYLWLDAGRQFEVCTLLDREERYLNKRFEEVDDLLEIERYHGRHHEINNMLAKIDLDAQTQAIVEQATKKTNEALRNSDTSSNQRVKGIRGNRSGEKQLNRPQEVFQLAESRTVEGKSSKDDNVVPINRDATTRPQEAYIPPADKLSKIKAYLQEDGDEE; from the coding sequence ATGCAGATACTCTATGAAAATATGGTAGTCGAATGGCAGTTGCCAGAGTCCGATGTGCGTCAGGTTGAGAGAATACTATGGATTTCCCCAAATGAGGAATACCTCTACAGCATTGCAATGGATGATGATAAAGCTTTTCCTGTTATGAAAGCTTATTCGGAATATGCTGCAGGTATTGCATCGAAGCTTTGTAGGCAAGTGGATTGGATTAATGATAGCGTCCCTGTAATTGATACTGATATTGCCCCTGAGCATTTGGCACTCCGTGATAAGTCATGGGACACCATCAAAGATATCGTCCTTGATGAACCAAATTGCTATGACAAGAAATTCAGAGGCGCTCAAATCCAAGAGGTTCAGGGTCGAACTGCTGTTCATAAAAGTACAATTTATCGCTACTTACGCAGATATTGGCAAGGTGGGAAAATGAAGAATACGCTGCTGCCTCACTATAACAATTGCGGTAGTTACGGCAATGATCGTACTCCTACCGAGGCCAAACGTGGGCGTCCTCGAAAGTTTGAACATGAGCCAGCGGGTATAAACATCGACGAAGAAACCAAGCAGTTACTGAGATCAGGAATACAATTATTTTATAACACTCAGGAGAAATCTCCTTTAAAACATGCTTACCAAAAAACACTGGAGAAATTCTTCGCGAGCGGGTACCGCCAAGAAGGACAAGCTCTGATTCCCGTTCTCCCTCCTCCGGAGAAGTTACCCACATTTGGCCAATATAAGTATTGGTTTCAGAAAGAGCAGGACCTTGAAAATACACTTAAAAGTCGACACGGTAAAAAAAGATATGAACTGAATCACCGTCCAATACTCGGGAGCTCTACTCTTGAGAGCTTCGGTCCAGGCTCCAGATTCCAGATTGATGCTACGGTTGCAGATGTTTATCTGGTTAGCGAATATCAGCGCGAATGGATTATTGGCCGTCCGATTGTTTACATTGTCATCGATGTGTTTAGCCGCTATATAACAGGGATATACATTGGTTTGGAAGGCCCTAGCTGGGTTGGCGCCATGATGGCTTTAGCTAATACAACAGCTGATAAAGTAAGGTATTGTGCCGAGTACGGCATTGAAATTACTGAGCAGGAATGGATGAGCAGCCATTTGCCGCAAAAGCTTACAGCAGACCGTGGTGAGCTTGAGGGTGATAAACCGGCTAGACTTATTGACGTTCTTGGTGTGGATGTCGAAAATGCGCCACCTTATAGAGCCGACTGGAAAGGAATTGTAGAGCAACAGTTTCGTCTGGTGAACTTGAGAAGTGTTCGATTTATGCCGGGGGCTATCAAGGAACGCTTCAGAGAACGCGGCGAACGGGATTATCGTCTTGACGCTAAATTGACGTTACGAGAGTTTACTCAGATTATGATCCAATACGTTCTTTATCATAACAACAAACACCGTATGCTCTGGTATGATCGCAATGAATTTATGGTAGCAGATAATGTTGAGCCGATCCCATACCAATTATGGCAGTGGGGAATAATAAACCGGACGGGGCGCTTAAAGAAGCTTCCGGAAGCTATTGTTAAGCTCAACCTTCTTCCCCAGGGAGAAGCTACCGTAACATCAGCTGGAATCCAGTTTAAAGGTGTCCATTATGGCTGCGATTTGGCTATGCGAGAGCAATGGTTCGTTAAGGCCAGAGTCGGCAAGACTTGGCGTGTAAAAGTGTGCTATGACCCGCGTTCCACTAATGAAATCTACTTATGGTTGGATGCGGGAAGACAGTTCGAGGTATGCACGCTACTTGATCGAGAAGAACGATATCTTAACAAGAGATTTGAAGAAGTAGACGACTTATTGGAGATTGAACGATATCATGGCAGACATCACGAGATAAATAATATGTTGGCCAAGATTGATTTGGATGCGCAGACCCAAGCCATTGTAGAGCAAGCGACGAAAAAGACAAATGAGGCGTTACGCAATAGTGATACAAGTAGTAACCAGCGTGTTAAAGGAATCAGGGGAAATCGGAGCGGAGAAAAGCAGTTGAATCGGCCACAGGAGGTTTTCCAACTAGCTGAATCTCGTACAGTTGAAGGAAAGAGCTCGAAGGATGATAACGTAGTACCGATTAACCGGGATGCGACAACAAGACCGCAAGAAGCCTATATACCTCCGGCTGACAAGCTTTCTAAGATTAAAGCCTATTTGCAGGAAGACGGTGATGAAGAGTGA
- a CDS encoding heteromeric transposase endonuclease subunit TnsA — protein sequence MAKRKREITDAKIDRFIKEGRGQGTGADYLPWLRVQDVPSTGRSTRGVGWTTGRQHTFLSDLERDYFYALDYADGVTDIREQYPLLPLEETKLIADKLGIAHPKDPRTGMDIVMTTDFVITYKDKEYARTVKPAKELENERILEKFEIERIYWESHQVDWGVVTERDLPYTLIRNVEWIHKEYHNEDVEKLGIFAVQSLERSLAALIQSGTAIAKACLACDEQMGLEAGTALAMFRHFVARRIWSVNMNEKINPSNSANGFHITGADGLLAKGG from the coding sequence TTGGCCAAAAGAAAACGTGAAATTACGGACGCGAAGATTGATAGGTTTATCAAAGAAGGCAGAGGACAAGGAACGGGAGCCGATTATCTTCCGTGGCTGCGAGTACAGGATGTGCCATCAACAGGCAGATCGACTCGGGGTGTCGGCTGGACCACAGGCAGACAACACACCTTCTTGTCCGATTTGGAACGCGATTATTTCTATGCCCTAGATTATGCCGATGGAGTAACAGACATCCGTGAGCAATATCCCCTCCTCCCGCTTGAAGAGACGAAGCTGATTGCTGACAAGCTTGGTATCGCACATCCCAAAGACCCTAGAACTGGCATGGATATCGTCATGACTACAGACTTTGTAATTACATATAAAGATAAGGAATATGCGAGGACGGTTAAGCCTGCTAAAGAGTTGGAGAATGAACGCATATTAGAGAAATTTGAGATTGAACGAATATACTGGGAGTCACATCAGGTAGATTGGGGAGTTGTGACTGAGCGTGATTTGCCTTATACGTTAATCCGCAATGTCGAATGGATTCATAAAGAGTATCACAATGAGGATGTCGAGAAACTTGGGATCTTTGCTGTCCAGAGCTTGGAGCGTTCACTCGCTGCTTTAATACAATCAGGGACTGCAATAGCTAAAGCGTGTCTCGCATGCGATGAACAAATGGGGTTAGAAGCCGGGACAGCCCTGGCTATGTTTAGACATTTTGTAGCCCGGAGAATCTGGTCTGTAAATATGAATGAGAAGATTAATCCATCGAATAGTGCTAATGGGTTTCATATCACTGGAGCAGATGGCTTATTGGCGAAAGGCGGCTGA
- the glmS gene encoding glutamine--fructose-6-phosphate transaminase (isomerizing), which yields MCGIVGYIGNQNSQGILVEGLKKLEYRGYDSAGIAVFTKEGLQVVKAKGRMANLESRLETTPLTGSAGIGHTRWATHGKPSDENSHPHTDNSQKFSVVHNGIVENYLELKEELIAGGCHFTSETDTEVISHLIAREYEGDIVKAVQKAITHMRGAFALGVLTEHEPDKLVAVRQASPLIIGLGEGENFIGSDIPALLEYTRNVYILNDGEMAVLTRDAVELMTIEGNFISREMITVDWDAVTAEKGGYEHFMLKEIHEQPKAYRDTMRGRINAEGTKVILPELNLTPEQIKNIRNIQIVACGTAYNAGLVGRGLIESLVRIPVENDIASEYRYRSPIVTPETLVIVVSQSGETADTLAALREGQANGAHVLAITNVVGSSIAREANDVLVTLAGPEIAVASTKAYTSQIIAFTLLGLYMAEVRGTQTDAQVAEILAAMNTLPEQVEEILAQKDAIKTYAEQISSHKHLFFIGRGVDYAVAQEGSLKLKEISYIHSEAYAAGELKHGTLALIEDGVPVIALATQEAVLEKTVSNIKEVKARGADVLAITHQEHVTDLLKSVDQAFVIPKTLPLLTSALSVVVTQLLAYYASLALGHDVDKPRNLAKSVTVE from the coding sequence ATGTGTGGTATTGTAGGATATATTGGTAATCAGAATTCGCAGGGGATCCTGGTAGAAGGACTTAAAAAGCTGGAGTACCGTGGTTATGATTCAGCAGGTATTGCTGTTTTCACGAAGGAAGGCTTGCAGGTTGTTAAGGCAAAGGGCCGTATGGCTAACCTGGAATCCAGACTTGAAACAACTCCGCTGACGGGCAGTGCCGGTATCGGACACACCCGCTGGGCGACTCACGGTAAACCATCCGACGAGAACTCCCACCCGCACACAGATAACAGCCAGAAATTCTCGGTTGTACACAACGGGATTGTCGAAAACTACCTGGAACTCAAAGAAGAGCTGATTGCCGGCGGATGCCACTTCACTTCCGAGACGGATACAGAGGTTATTTCCCACCTGATTGCCCGTGAATATGAAGGAGATATCGTTAAGGCTGTTCAGAAGGCAATCACCCATATGCGCGGTGCATTTGCCCTGGGCGTTCTGACTGAGCATGAGCCGGATAAACTGGTTGCTGTACGTCAGGCGAGCCCGCTGATTATCGGTCTTGGCGAAGGTGAAAACTTTATCGGGTCGGACATTCCGGCACTGCTGGAATATACCCGTAACGTATATATTTTGAACGACGGCGAAATGGCTGTACTGACAAGAGATGCTGTCGAACTGATGACGATTGAAGGCAACTTTATTTCTCGGGAAATGATTACTGTCGATTGGGATGCAGTTACCGCAGAAAAAGGCGGATACGAGCACTTCATGCTGAAAGAAATCCACGAGCAGCCTAAGGCTTACCGTGATACTATGCGCGGACGCATCAACGCCGAAGGCACGAAAGTTATCCTGCCGGAACTCAACCTGACTCCTGAGCAGATCAAGAACATCCGTAACATCCAGATCGTTGCTTGCGGTACTGCATACAACGCGGGTCTGGTTGGCCGCGGTCTGATTGAGTCCCTGGTTCGTATTCCGGTTGAGAATGATATTGCTTCCGAATACCGTTACCGTTCACCGATCGTAACACCGGAAACACTGGTTATCGTAGTCAGCCAATCCGGTGAAACTGCGGATACCCTGGCTGCCCTTCGTGAAGGTCAGGCTAATGGTGCACACGTACTGGCGATCACTAACGTAGTAGGCAGCTCCATTGCCCGTGAAGCTAACGATGTACTGGTTACTCTGGCTGGTCCGGAAATTGCTGTAGCATCGACGAAAGCTTACACTTCGCAGATTATTGCGTTCACCCTGCTTGGCCTGTACATGGCTGAAGTACGCGGAACCCAGACCGATGCACAGGTTGCTGAAATTCTGGCTGCCATGAACACCCTGCCTGAACAGGTTGAAGAAATCCTGGCTCAGAAGGATGCCATCAAAACTTATGCAGAGCAAATCTCCAGCCACAAGCACCTGTTCTTCATCGGCCGCGGCGTAGACTACGCTGTAGCTCAAGAAGGCTCGCTGAAGCTGAAAGAAATCTCCTACATTCACTCTGAAGCTTATGCTGCAGGTGAGCTGAAGCACGGTACACTGGCTCTTATCGAAGACGGCGTTCCGGTTATCGCCTTGGCGACTCAAGAAGCCGTACTCGAAAAGACTGTGAGCAACATCAAGGAAGTGAAAGCCCGCGGCGCAGACGTACTGGCGATCACTCACCAGGAGCACGTAACCGACCTGCTGAAATCCGTTGACCAGGCCTTCGTTATTCCAAAGACCCTGCCGTTGCTGACTTCCGCTCTGTCGGTAGTTGTAACCCAACTGCTGGCTTACTATGCTTCCCTGGCTCTGGGTCATGACGTTGATAAGCCAAGAAACCTGGCTAAGAGTGTTACTGTGGAGTAA
- the glmM gene encoding phosphoglucosamine mutase: MGKYFGTDGVRGVANRELTAEMAYSIGRCGGYVLAGNVEKPKVVIGMDTRISGPLLESALVAGLLSIGAEVIRIGVVSTPAVAYITRLLKADAGVMISASHNPVEDNGIKFFGGDGFKLTDETELRIEELMDAEKDELPRPVGAGLGKLTVDNDAKYLYLEYLKTTITNRFEGIKIVLDCAHGSAYELAPRLFRELGAEVIAIGAEPDGLNINDGYGSTHPEKLRDEVLRHGADLGLAFDGDADRLIAIDETGEEVDGDFILCICGDAMNRAGKLKDATIVSTVMSNIGFYKATEKLALNTAKTAVGDRYVMEEMRRGGYNLGGEQSGHVIFLDYNTTGDGILTAIQLVDTLKAEGKKLSVLKSMMTKYPQVLVNVRVQDKTNYPNNPAIEAAILEVESKLGDNGRVLVRPSGTEPLIRVMAEGPDKAELDLFVGQIVEVVQRELV, from the coding sequence ATGGGTAAGTATTTTGGAACTGACGGTGTGCGCGGGGTCGCCAACCGTGAATTAACAGCAGAAATGGCCTACAGCATTGGCCGCTGCGGCGGATATGTCCTGGCTGGAAACGTAGAAAAGCCGAAAGTGGTTATCGGCATGGACACCCGGATCTCCGGACCGCTGCTGGAATCAGCACTCGTAGCCGGGCTGTTGTCTATCGGTGCGGAGGTTATCCGGATCGGTGTTGTCAGCACACCTGCTGTAGCATATATCACCAGATTGCTCAAGGCGGATGCGGGCGTTATGATCTCCGCTTCCCATAATCCTGTGGAAGACAATGGCATTAAGTTTTTTGGCGGAGACGGCTTTAAGCTGACGGATGAAACCGAGCTGCGCATTGAAGAGCTGATGGATGCCGAGAAGGATGAGCTTCCGCGTCCTGTGGGTGCCGGTCTTGGCAAGCTGACCGTCGATAACGATGCGAAATATTTGTATCTGGAGTACCTGAAGACCACGATCACTAACCGTTTTGAAGGCATTAAGATCGTACTTGACTGTGCGCACGGATCAGCCTATGAGCTGGCACCGCGCCTGTTCAGAGAGCTTGGAGCCGAAGTCATTGCGATCGGCGCGGAGCCTGACGGTCTCAACATTAATGACGGATACGGCTCGACACATCCGGAGAAGCTGCGCGATGAGGTGCTGCGTCACGGTGCGGATCTGGGACTTGCTTTTGACGGTGATGCCGATCGTCTGATTGCTATCGATGAAACAGGCGAAGAAGTGGACGGTGACTTCATTCTCTGCATCTGCGGAGATGCGATGAACCGTGCCGGCAAGCTGAAGGATGCCACGATTGTGTCTACCGTAATGAGCAACATCGGCTTCTACAAAGCTACCGAGAAGCTGGCACTGAATACAGCCAAGACGGCTGTCGGTGACCGCTATGTGATGGAAGAAATGCGCCGCGGCGGCTATAACCTGGGCGGAGAGCAGTCCGGCCACGTTATTTTCCTGGATTATAATACAACCGGTGACGGAATTCTGACCGCGATCCAGCTTGTGGATACATTAAAGGCCGAAGGCAAAAAGCTCAGCGTGCTGAAGTCGATGATGACCAAGTATCCTCAGGTGCTTGTAAATGTACGGGTGCAGGACAAAACAAACTACCCGAATAACCCGGCAATTGAAGCTGCTATTCTGGAGGTAGAAAGCAAGCTTGGGGATAACGGCCGTGTGCTGGTACGTCCTTCCGGTACGGAGCCTTTGATCCGTGTTATGGCAGAAGGTCCGGATAAGGCTGAGCTGGATCTGTTCGTAGGACAGATTGTTGAGGTTGTTCAGCGCGAACTGGTTTAA
- a CDS encoding CdaR family protein encodes MDKWMKNNNFNKILALVFGIILWTIVHVDTEPTNQTTVSMQPKIIENVKIEQTGMDEEKYVYSFDADSVRLEVSGKNSDLNFKFSDAYKVTLDLSDVGPGDTTLPLNYTLPKGVEFESMEPSEVNVHVELRNTKTFPVSVNITGAPAEGYQADVAVIDPAEVEVTLPASELSKVATVQGTVELDGENETFTEKRVRLTAYDSDGNEISGAVIEPSAVSVQMSISLPNKTLPLDVSFTGQLPGSLSLSRVTPEMDTVTVYGSEEMLAGLSSYEATLDLSTVQSAGTQQVKLELKPPEGTSKIEPAEVNVTVSAAEVAERTMENIPIKLEGVSSGLTAVVTDPPARAITLTLSGAPTLLDQLDQDNISVVADVGGLAAGVHQVTLQISMPRFISLVNSPQPHIVTIDLQTPATPEATASPDTGIGPTPEPSSEAVSGGENSVEPTHSAEPAATATPAPTEGTVENSSTPESSGNDTNSGNTGGT; translated from the coding sequence ATGGATAAGTGGATGAAGAACAACAACTTCAACAAAATTCTTGCTCTTGTCTTCGGTATTATCCTGTGGACGATTGTGCATGTGGATACCGAGCCAACCAATCAGACAACAGTCAGTATGCAGCCGAAAATTATTGAAAATGTAAAAATAGAGCAGACAGGCATGGACGAAGAAAAGTATGTATACAGCTTCGATGCTGATAGTGTGAGGCTTGAGGTCTCGGGTAAAAATTCGGATCTTAACTTCAAATTTTCTGATGCCTACAAGGTGACGCTCGATTTAAGCGATGTAGGACCGGGGGATACAACGCTTCCGTTAAATTATACTCTACCCAAGGGAGTAGAGTTTGAATCGATGGAGCCCTCTGAGGTGAATGTGCATGTCGAATTGCGTAACACGAAAACCTTTCCGGTTTCTGTGAATATTACGGGTGCGCCGGCAGAGGGGTACCAGGCTGATGTTGCGGTGATTGATCCCGCAGAGGTGGAGGTTACTCTGCCGGCCAGTGAGCTCAGTAAAGTGGCAACTGTTCAGGGCACCGTTGAGCTTGATGGGGAGAATGAAACCTTTACAGAGAAGAGAGTGAGGCTGACAGCCTACGACAGCGACGGTAACGAAATCAGCGGCGCCGTTATTGAGCCGTCTGCTGTTTCTGTTCAAATGTCCATTTCACTTCCGAACAAAACGCTGCCGCTGGATGTCAGCTTCACCGGACAGCTGCCAGGCTCTCTCTCATTATCCAGAGTTACGCCTGAGATGGATACAGTTACGGTGTACGGCAGTGAGGAGATGCTCGCGGGCTTATCCTCCTATGAAGCCACCCTGGATCTCAGTACGGTTCAGTCTGCGGGGACACAGCAGGTGAAGCTTGAGCTGAAGCCGCCTGAGGGGACGTCCAAGATAGAACCGGCTGAGGTGAACGTCACGGTGTCTGCCGCTGAAGTAGCTGAGCGGACGATGGAGAATATCCCGATTAAGCTGGAAGGCGTAAGCAGCGGGCTAACAGCGGTAGTTACAGACCCGCCCGCCAGAGCTATTACGCTGACCTTATCAGGAGCACCGACCCTGCTTGATCAGCTTGATCAGGATAACATTAGTGTGGTAGCTGATGTTGGAGGTCTGGCAGCGGGTGTACATCAGGTCACGCTGCAGATCTCGATGCCGAGGTTCATCTCCCTGGTCAATTCCCCGCAGCCGCATATCGTTACCATAGACCTGCAGACACCGGCCACACCGGAGGCGACGGCCAGTCCGGACACCGGAATCGGGCCGACTCCTGAGCCGAGCTCTGAGGCTGTTTCCGGCGGGGAGAACAGTGTGGAGCCGACACACAGCGCTGAGCCAGCCGCTACTGCCACGCCAGCTCCTACAGAAGGCACTGTTGAGAACAGCAGTACTCCTGAGAGCAGCGGGAATGATACTAATTCTGGCAATACTGGCGGAACGTAA
- the cdaA gene encoding diadenylate cyclase CdaA, which yields MSYFTDLTWKESIKDIVDILIVSYIIYKVLNMVRGTRAVQLLKGILVLVIIWALSTVLDLYTLKWLMNQIYTFGVFAIFIIFQPELRRGLEQLGRGKFFGRASENDEEISRLVGEVIKAVNYLSKRKIGALIVFERATGLNEYTESGIPMRSVVSSELLINIFIPNTPLHDGALIMQDGQIAAAACYLPLSENPFISKELGTRHRAAIGISEVADSVSVVVSEETGQISLAINGQIVRDIKEESLISKLHQELSASSTLKEKSSAFWKRRGGKNNG from the coding sequence ATGAGCTATTTTACTGACTTAACATGGAAAGAATCCATTAAAGATATAGTCGATATCCTGATTGTCAGCTACATTATCTACAAAGTACTCAATATGGTGCGCGGCACACGGGCAGTCCAGCTGCTTAAGGGAATTCTGGTGCTGGTTATTATCTGGGCGCTGAGCACGGTTCTGGACCTTTACACGCTCAAATGGCTGATGAACCAGATTTATACCTTCGGGGTGTTTGCCATCTTTATTATTTTTCAGCCTGAATTGCGCAGGGGGCTGGAGCAGCTTGGTCGGGGTAAGTTTTTTGGACGGGCCTCGGAGAATGATGAGGAGATCAGCAGGCTGGTCGGCGAGGTCATCAAAGCGGTGAACTATTTATCCAAGCGGAAAATAGGGGCGCTTATTGTTTTTGAGCGGGCGACCGGCCTCAATGAATACACGGAATCGGGCATACCTATGCGTTCAGTTGTCAGCTCGGAGCTGTTGATTAATATTTTTATTCCCAATACTCCGCTGCATGACGGGGCGCTGATTATGCAGGATGGACAGATCGCCGCTGCCGCCTGTTATCTGCCGCTCTCGGAGAATCCATTCATCAGCAAGGAGCTGGGGACGCGCCACCGGGCGGCAATCGGGATCAGTGAGGTTGCGGACTCCGTCTCTGTCGTGGTTTCAGAGGAAACGGGGCAAATATCGCTGGCCATTAACGGGCAGATTGTGCGTGATATTAAGGAAGAATCGCTGATCTCGAAGCTTCATCAGGAGCTGAGCGCGTCTTCGACGCTGAAGGAGAAAAGCTCTGCTTTCTGGAAACGGAGAGGGGGCAAGAACAATGGATAA
- a CDS encoding zf-HC2 domain-containing protein — MECKLAVSLMHDYLDDDLPELQQRELKEHLLSCPDCRAKFNELEQTDMLMFSLMHQNVVASDDLVSRIMDSLPQPKRERAFITWIKRHPALTAASIFLLVMLMSSVTFWKQDQQLVVRGSNLDQVIIQGNTVIVPSGKTIAGNLTVENGTTQVYGDVNGNVTVIDGSLYQASTAHISGQVKSIDQAVSWLWYKVTNMFSEVAYR, encoded by the coding sequence ATGGAATGCAAACTGGCCGTCTCTTTGATGCATGATTACCTGGATGACGACTTGCCCGAGCTGCAGCAGAGGGAATTGAAGGAGCATCTTCTATCCTGTCCGGATTGCCGTGCAAAGTTCAATGAATTAGAACAAACTGATATGCTGATGTTCTCCCTGATGCACCAGAATGTGGTGGCCTCAGATGATCTGGTAAGCCGGATAATGGATTCACTGCCACAGCCGAAGAGAGAACGGGCTTTTATTACCTGGATCAAAAGACATCCGGCGCTTACGGCGGCATCCATATTCCTGCTGGTCATGCTCATGAGCTCAGTGACCTTCTGGAAACAGGATCAGCAGCTTGTAGTCAGAGGCAGTAATCTGGATCAGGTCATAATCCAGGGCAATACAGTCATTGTTCCGTCCGGCAAAACAATTGCAGGCAACCTTACAGTGGAGAATGGCACAACACAGGTGTACGGGGACGTTAATGGTAACGTAACAGTGATTGACGGCTCTCTGTACCAGGCTTCTACAGCCCACATCTCCGGGCAAGTCAAAAGCATAGACCAAGCGGTAAGCTGGCTCTGGTATAAAGTGACGAACATGTTCTCTGAAGTTGCCTACCGGTAA
- the sigW gene encoding RNA polymerase sigma factor SigW, whose product MENLEGRLTKLALKGDQRAFAELVELYKDKIYHLAYRMLNNRHEAEDIVQETFLRVYRNLDRYDDKQKFSTWIYRIGTNLCIDRLRKRKPTYSLDAEMNDQEGIDGYSMIPSDNVTPETELLLSETQRLIYDAIDSLPVKYRSVMILRYLQDLSLQEISDVLDMPVTTIKTRVHRGREFLRKKLGPKM is encoded by the coding sequence GTGGAGAATTTGGAAGGCAGATTGACAAAGCTCGCCTTGAAGGGCGACCAAAGAGCATTTGCCGAGCTTGTGGAACTATATAAAGACAAAATATATCATTTGGCTTACCGGATGCTGAACAACCGTCATGAGGCGGAGGATATTGTTCAGGAGACTTTTTTGCGTGTGTACCGGAATTTGGACCGATATGATGACAAACAGAAATTTTCGACGTGGATTTACAGGATCGGTACGAACCTGTGTATAGATAGGCTGCGCAAGCGTAAGCCGACCTATTCGCTGGATGCCGAGATGAACGACCAGGAAGGCATTGACGGGTACTCGATGATCCCGAGCGACAATGTCACACCGGAGACAGAGCTGCTGCTCTCAGAGACGCAGAGGCTGATCTATGATGCAATTGACAGTCTGCCCGTGAAATACCGGTCTGTAATGATACTGCGTTATTTGCAGGATCTGTCGCTGCAGGAGATCAGTGATGTGCTGGATATGCCGGTGACGACGATTAAGACGAGGGTGCACCGCGGACGTGAGTTTTTACGTAAAAAATTAGGCCCGAAAATGTAA